The genomic stretch TTCAACAATATGCAAAATACTATTATCTACTACAACAGAAATTAGTTGATAAAGCACCAACTTGGTTTGATATTAACATATGAACAATGATACAAAGCTTATGTTCTACCACATTAGGCTTATTATTAGACCACTTTAGCTTGCTATCATCTAGCTGGAGGACTAGTACCATCTGAACTTCTTTTATGTTCATTTCTAGATTTTATATGTCGACAAGAACCGCTGACCGACTTTGGATTTCAGGAGTGACCCTTACTAAGGTATTGTTACCCATACCCTCATCTTTGTTCTCTATGGTGGGTCTTAACATAATATAAACATGTGATAATCACGTGGTTCAAGTGCTGATTTAGACTGATCCACTTTGCAAACTTTCTAATTTAGGGTCTTCATACTAGAGAAGAAGAGGACAGAGTTTCCAGTCAACTTTTGCTCAAGGTGTGTTAAAGGTGTGAAGAAAAGTTGtcatttttattgttgtttattTGCAGTTATGagttgtttattttcttttattcattaTTATTGTTCTTACCTTTTGAGGTTATGCATAAGAATCTTGGAGTCTAAATttgtcttaatttttttttactcgGTTTTTTGAATTTCTGTTTTGTTTCTAGGCTATTGCAAAGGCATGCAAAGTTCCAGCGACCTCTATGCCTGATTTCAGTGAATCAGTTGTAACTGAAGAATGTGAAAAGCAATTcaatgaagagcaagagttAGAACAACTTATAAATGGTCAAATAGGCTTTAAAATCTATCCATTTTCAAGTGGTACGGTTAAATGTTTCAGGTGTATCAACATTAATGCAGTTAAGATTATATTCACCTCTTTTAttggttatttttttaatcttttgctTTCAGAGATACCAGCAGAAAGGAAAATAATTCTACCAGGTTCTTTTAATCCATTACACGAAGGGCATTTGAAGCTCATGGAAGTTGCTAGTCGGTAGATACACTCTTTCTATTCATAAAAAAtgctcatttttttttaatttagggGCTTATAATGGTATCTAATTCAAAAAATGACGTAGTAAGAATACTTATATGCAGCGTTTGTGGTGATGGCTATCCATGCTTTGAACTATCTGCTGTTAATGCAGATAAACCCCCATTATCAGTGTCTCAGATCAAAGATCGTGTCAAACAATTTGAAAAAGTTGGTGAGATTAATTTTTCCCTCATATTGGTTCGAAGTGCACAAGTTTTTGGAATGGGCTCTTTGGCCTTTTTATTTGCTATATAATCAGTTCTACTACTCAAATTGTGAATCTAATATCACTGATGCACCTCCGTTTTGGAAGATGGCATATATGCTCTccacttattttattttacttgttaCATACTTATATGTgaactttttttatttgtctttgtTTGATGTTCTGCTTAAAGCCATAATGATTTCTCTTCTTCCATTGCAGGAAAGACAGTAATTATATCCAATCAGCCTTTTTTTTATAAGAAGGCCGAACTTTTTCCGGGCAGTGCTTTTGTAATTGGTGCTGACACAGCTGTGAGACTTATCAATGTATGTATGAAATTACATTAATGCTGACATAAACTTCGCAATGCAACTTGCAATATATGGTTCATGTGATATTCCTGAAACTGACTGACTTTTTTGAAACAAATTGTGTATGTTTTTTTAAGTAAATTCGCGACATATGTTGCTTGAGTTTTGTGTACATCGAAATTGCTATTTGTCCTTGGATAAACTTTGAGGTTTCAGGTGTATAAGCTGAGATAGAAGAATGACTTTGTGAAAGTTTTGTGGGACTTCAAATATATAGAGCGAAATTTTAATATATCTAGGCAGTCTTTAAAGTTGACATATATGCCCCATTGGCATTGGTGAAGTGATGAAGAATTTGGTTTGGCAAAGATGTAGCAGAGGTTACAGTAGTTTAGGTTAAATGGGATAAGGTAAAGGGGTATTTCTTCCAGCCATATTTTGATTAGGACCACCCAATGAAGCAGATAGGGTGCTTAACCTACTTGGTTGTAACTTATTTTTGATACCTAAGTCTTGTGAATATCCTcttgaaaataattaaagttcAGTTAACAAATGTAATTATGTATTCATAGAATCAAATGAGTAGCAAAGAAGGAAACAAATGAACATAGGAAGAAAGAACAGTAGACGGGGCATTCGCTATTTTCCATGACTTAAGGGCAAATAAGAACACTGACGTTACCCTTACCTAACACTCAGTTTGTATGTCTAGTTATAGAGTAAGTGTGCTCTTCTGTTGcttcaatatattttattagcCAAACTCTTGAAATTTCTTCATCTTACTTACCCTTGCAGCCTAAATATTATGATGGAGGCTACAACAAGATGTTGAAGATACTCCTAGGTTGTAAAGAAACAGGATGTACCTTTGTTGTGGCTGGTCGGAATGTAGATGGTGTTTTCAAGGTATCACTTCATATATCTCTAATCTTGACATTCTTCTTTTTCACCTTCAAGTTTTTTTGAGGCTATTATATTGTGTGGTGCAACAGGTTCTTGATGATATTGATGTTCCAGAGGAACTGAAAGACATGTTCATTTCCATTCCATCTGAACAGTTCCGCATGGATATATCCTCCACTGAGCTAAGAAAACGAAGTGGAATGTAGAAATCTTATTGCTAAAAATCAACTTTTGTATAGTCCAGAATGAAATCACTTACCACAATGAAGCATGAAACTGTCAGAGTCTACACGTTACAAGTTATTTGTGTGCATCAGACAAGTACCTATTTGGCTATTTCTCATGTAAGACACCTATCTAGCAGAGTCATAGAGACGTGTCTGTATCACTGCCCATGTCTTCGAATGGTTGATGACTTTTTACATACTACATATCTATCTTTTGGGGTTTTCTTTTTATAGTTAGTACTTGATTgttaaaagaattttaaaaaataaaattgctgTTATGTACTTATGTACTTATATTCATTGCATAATTTGCATTGAAATTTCTTAAAATGTCTATTTTTCAGTCAGATTTTAATCATTGATTCATTGT from Arachis stenosperma cultivar V10309 chromosome 9, arast.V10309.gnm1.PFL2, whole genome shotgun sequence encodes the following:
- the LOC130949245 gene encoding uncharacterized protein LOC130949245; the protein is MALEKMTEVCVRVRGAVEAIHSCPYQTVLYLAGGASQLLAWLLSVPGASNTVLEALVPYSRISMIQLLAKIPSQFCSQQTAEDMALLAYNRALKLSKPGSPVVGVGFTGSLATTRSKLGEHRFYMSTRTADRLWISGVTLTKGLHTREEEDRVSSQLLLKAIAKACKVPATSMPDFSESVVTEECEKQFNEEQELEQLINGQIGFKIYPFSSEIPAERKIILPGSFNPLHEGHLKLMEVASRVCGDGYPCFELSAVNADKPPLSVSQIKDRVKQFEKVGKTVIISNQPFFYKKAELFPGSAFVIGADTAVRLINPKYYDGGYNKMLKILLGCKETGCTFVVAGRNVDGVFKVLDDIDVPEELKDMFISIPSEQFRMDISSTELRKRSGM